Proteins co-encoded in one Sulfurimonas sp. HSL1-2 genomic window:
- a CDS encoding sulfite exporter TauE/SafE family protein: MKRFLQGFGAGGAVATLAGLIGLGGAEFRLPILKGLFRLATLQAVILNKATSLIVVFFALIFRSHEIPFEQIWEYKSIIFNLLLGSLAGAWIAAGIAMKISEQTLDRIVLVLLLFLAAVLLLEHWFLPTQNGALFDSLPVEIAAGIAAGFGIGVVASMLGVAGGELLIPVIVLLYGIDVKLAGSLSLAISLPTMLVGFARYTRSQAFVVLREEQPLFIALALGSIIGAAAGSALLGAVSSDMLILLLAVVLMVSAYKIFRHQSKALPA; the protein is encoded by the coding sequence ATGAAACGTTTTCTCCAGGGATTTGGTGCCGGGGGTGCCGTTGCGACGCTGGCCGGGCTTATCGGCCTGGGCGGCGCAGAGTTCCGGCTGCCGATTCTCAAGGGGCTTTTTCGGCTGGCGACCCTCCAGGCGGTTATCCTCAATAAAGCGACCTCGCTGATCGTCGTTTTCTTTGCCTTGATTTTCCGATCCCATGAGATTCCTTTCGAACAGATATGGGAATACAAAAGCATCATTTTCAACCTGCTTTTGGGCTCCTTGGCGGGCGCGTGGATCGCGGCAGGGATCGCGATGAAGATCAGTGAACAGACACTCGACCGTATTGTGCTCGTGCTGCTGCTGTTTCTTGCGGCGGTACTGCTGCTGGAGCACTGGTTCCTCCCGACGCAGAACGGCGCCCTTTTCGACTCCCTGCCGGTGGAAATTGCCGCGGGCATCGCGGCGGGGTTCGGCATCGGTGTCGTGGCGTCGATGCTGGGCGTCGCGGGCGGCGAGCTGCTTATTCCCGTTATTGTCCTGCTCTACGGCATCGACGTGAAACTGGCGGGCAGTCTCTCGCTGGCCATCAGCCTGCCGACCATGCTCGTCGGCTTCGCCCGCTATACCAGGAGCCAGGCTTTTGTCGTTTTGCGTGAAGAGCAGCCTCTCTTCATCGCGCTGGCCCTCGGTTCGATCATCGGTGCCGCCGCGGGGTCGGCACTGCTCGGCGCTGTTTCCAGCGACATGCTGATCCTGCTGCTGGCCGTCGTGCTGATGGTGTCGGCATACAAAATATTCCGCCACCAAAGCAAAGCCCTGCCGGCCTGA